One genomic window of Sodaliphilus pleomorphus includes the following:
- a CDS encoding ATP-binding protein, with the protein MNKGILKQIILDNRVEVERYKVFRREVDMSSFPCYVLVGLRRAGKSFMLYQRMQQLLSQGHTWDEMLYVNFEDDRLEEFKASDFNLILECFAELSDKRPMLFLDEIQNIDGWEKFARRLADNKYNVYITGSNAKMLSREVMTTLGGRYLSVEVYPFSFKEYLDFSGQKYDANSRLQTGIKAKFMRLYHEYLHWGGLPESVGLPVKRDYVSSTFQKVYLGDICARNGISNPNRLRLMIKKIAESVKQPLSYNRISRILSSVGGKISVPTVGNYVQYCQDAWLLLRMHNIASPFVEKETISKYYFTDNGILNLFLVDADTSLLENLVAVTLLRKYGNDPDNERVFYYNSGVEVDFFVPDDGLAIQVCYNLSHSDGTYEREVSALKKLPSALDCKRRLIITYDEEATIEDNHGKIEVLPYWKWVIA; encoded by the coding sequence GTGAATAAGGGTATTCTGAAGCAGATCATTTTAGACAACAGGGTAGAGGTGGAGCGATACAAGGTGTTCCGGCGTGAGGTGGACATGAGTAGCTTCCCATGCTATGTCTTGGTGGGCTTGCGCCGTGCGGGTAAGTCCTTCATGCTCTACCAGCGCATGCAGCAACTACTGAGCCAGGGGCATACTTGGGATGAGATGCTGTATGTGAACTTTGAGGATGACCGCCTGGAGGAATTCAAGGCGTCAGATTTCAATCTCATTCTGGAGTGTTTCGCGGAGCTGTCTGACAAGCGCCCCATGCTGTTTCTTGACGAAATACAAAATATTGATGGTTGGGAAAAGTTTGCCAGACGCTTGGCCGACAATAAATATAATGTGTATATCACTGGGAGCAACGCCAAGATGCTTTCGCGCGAGGTGATGACCACGCTCGGAGGGCGATATTTGTCGGTCGAGGTCTATCCGTTCAGCTTTAAAGAGTATCTTGATTTCTCCGGTCAAAAGTATGACGCGAACAGTCGGCTACAGACCGGTATCAAAGCCAAATTCATGCGCCTTTATCATGAATATCTGCATTGGGGAGGTCTGCCGGAAAGTGTAGGGTTGCCCGTTAAGCGCGACTACGTGAGCAGCACCTTTCAGAAGGTGTATCTTGGCGATATCTGTGCACGCAATGGTATCAGCAATCCAAATCGGTTGCGTCTTATGATAAAGAAGATAGCCGAGAGCGTCAAGCAGCCGTTGTCCTACAACCGTATCTCACGCATACTGTCCTCTGTAGGCGGTAAGATCAGCGTGCCCACGGTGGGCAACTATGTGCAGTATTGTCAGGACGCATGGCTGTTGCTGCGCATGCACAATATCGCTTCGCCATTTGTGGAGAAAGAGACGATCAGCAAGTATTACTTCACCGACAATGGCATCCTCAATCTCTTCCTTGTTGATGCTGATACCTCTTTGTTGGAAAACCTTGTGGCAGTTACCCTTTTGAGGAAGTATGGCAATGATCCAGACAACGAACGCGTGTTCTACTACAACTCGGGTGTGGAGGTCGATTTCTTTGTCCCTGACGATGGCCTTGCCATTCAGGTTTGCTACAATCTTAGTCATAGCGATGGCACTTATGAGAGAGAGGTGTCAGCCCTGAAGAAACTTCCTTCGGCATTGGACTGCAAGCGCCGTCTCATCATCACTTACGATGAGGAAGCGACCATCGAGGATAATCATGGAAAGATAGAGGTGTTGCCCTATTGGAAATGGGTGATAGCCTGA
- a CDS encoding tetratricopeptide repeat protein, protein MRNIILLIACLCISMATTAQVSEGMKYYNKGDYANALKCFKKAAEQGDAEAQYSLGVCYDNGYGVSKDLQEAAKWYHKAAEQGNSAAQYNLGNSYYNGNGVIKDFTEAVKWYRKAAEQGLARAQYSLGLCYDNGDGVDKDLQEAVKWYRKAAEQGLARAQYNLGNSYYNGNGVIKDFTEAVKWFQKAAEQGDAKAQYNLGVCYKNGEGVLKDFTEAAKWFQKAAEQGNADAQYNLGVCYVNGYGVLKDFAEAAKWFRRAAEQGDADAQCSLGFCYGNGYGVSKDFTEAVKWYQMAAEQGNADAQCNLGFCYNTGNGVDKDLQEATKWFRKAAEQGNAQAQCNLGLCYENGEGVLKDFAEAVKWFRRAAEQGNADAQYNLGFCYVNGYGVLKDYTEAAKWFQKAAEQGNADAQCGLGFCYGNGYGVLKDFTEAAKWFRKAAEQGLAQAQCNLGFCYNTGNGVDKDLQEAVKWYRKAAEQGYSAAQFNLGVCYDNGDGVDKNPSKAKYWYRKAADNGLEIAKKALKNF, encoded by the coding sequence ATGAGAAATATCATCTTGTTGATTGCATGCCTGTGCATTAGCATGGCTACAACTGCCCAAGTGAGCGAGGGCATGAAGTATTACAACAAGGGCGACTACGCCAATGCCTTGAAATGCTTTAAAAAGGCTGCAGAGCAAGGGGATGCCGAAGCACAATACAGCTTAGGCGTGTGCTATGACAATGGCTATGGCGTGTCCAAGGACCTGCAAGAGGCCGCAAAATGGTACCACAAAGCTGCTGAGCAAGGTAATAGCGCTGCACAATACAATCTGGGCAACAGCTACTATAACGGCAACGGTGTGATCAAAGACTTTACCGAGGCTGTGAAATGGTACCGCAAAGCTGCCGAACAAGGGCTTGCACGGGCACAATACAGCTTAGGCCTCTGCTATGACAACGGCGATGGTGTGGACAAGGACCTGCAAGAGGCTGTGAAATGGTACCGCAAAGCTGCCGAACAAGGGCTTGCACGGGCACAATACAACCTGGGCAACAGCTACTATAACGGCAACGGTGTGATCAAAGACTTTACCGAGGCTGTGAAATGGTTCCAAAAGGCTGCCGAGCAGGGCGATGCCAAGGCACAATACAATCTGGGCGTCTGCTATAAAAATGGCGAAGGTGTGCTAAAAGACTTTACCGAGGCCGCAAAATGGTTCCAAAAGGCTGCCGAACAAGGCAATGCCGATGCACAATACAATCTGGGCGTCTGCTATGTGAATGGCTATGGTGTGCTAAAAGACTTTGCCGAAGCTGCAAAATGGTTCCGCAGGGCTGCTGAGCAAGGCGATGCCGATGCACAATGCAGTTTGGGATTTTGCTATGGGAATGGCTATGGTGTGTCCAAAGACTTTACCGAGGCTGTGAAATGGTACCAAATGGCTGCCGAGCAAGGGAATGCCGATGCACAATGCAATCTCGGCTTTTGCTATAACACTGGCAATGGGGTGGACAAAGACCTGCAAGAGGCCACAAAATGGTTCCGCAAGGCTGCAGAGCAAGGGAATGCCCAAGCACAATGCAATCTTGGCCTTTGCTATGAAAATGGCGAAGGTGTGCTAAAAGACTTTGCCGAAGCCGTGAAATGGTTCCGCAGGGCTGCTGAGCAAGGCAATGCCGATGCACAATACAACCTGGGCTTTTGCTATGTGAATGGCTATGGCGTGCTAAAAGACTATACCGAGGCCGCAAAATGGTTCCAAAAGGCTGCCGAACAAGGCAATGCCGATGCACAATGCGGTTTGGGCTTTTGCTATGGGAATGGCTATGGCGTGCTCAAAGACTTTACCGAGGCTGCGAAATGGTTCCGCAAAGCTGCTGAGCAAGGGCTTGCCCAAGCACAATGCAATCTCGGCTTTTGCTATAACACTGGCAATGGGGTGGACAAGGACCTACAAGAGGCCGTGAAATGGTACCGCAAAGCTGCAGAGCAAGGTTATAGCGCTGCACAATTCAATTTGGGCGTGTGCTATGACAACGGCGATGGTGTGGACAAGAACCCGAGCAAAGCAAAATATTGGTATCGAAAGGCTGCCGACAATGGCTTGGAAATAGCAAAAAAGGCGCTGAAAAACTTTTAA
- a CDS encoding DUF1016 N-terminal domain-containing protein: protein MNKNSTKYKNAKIAVQYNLPENWADEISFSFNHLSELVLQLHDSAYSATVKAINRFATIRNYVIGFYIVEYEQRGKDRAKYGDRLLKRLAESVNKRGINETLLKVSRAFYLNYPQIGNYLQGKGATASHQSETSATAPREAARKCAATTCAAALPRYAATQPRCPRAKHLKFT, encoded by the coding sequence ATGAATAAGAATAGCACTAAATATAAAAACGCGAAAATAGCTGTTCAATACAATTTGCCAGAGAATTGGGCAGATGAGATTTCTTTTTCATTCAACCACTTGTCTGAATTAGTATTGCAGTTGCATGATTCTGCTTATTCAGCAACGGTGAAAGCCATCAACCGCTTTGCTACTATAAGAAACTATGTAATAGGATTCTATATCGTAGAGTATGAGCAGCGTGGCAAGGATCGTGCCAAATATGGCGACCGCCTGCTGAAAAGGTTGGCCGAAAGTGTGAACAAGCGAGGAATCAACGAAACATTACTCAAAGTTTCTCGCGCCTTTTATCTTAATTATCCGCAAATTGGCAATTACTTGCAAGGGAAAGGTGCGACAGCGTCGCACCAATCTGAAACAAGTGCTACCGCACCACGTGAGGCTGCGAGGAAATGTGCAGCGACGACGTGTGCTGCCGCCCTGCCCCGCTACGCCGCAACCCAGCCCCGTTGCCCGCGGGCGAAGCATTTGAAATTCACTTAA
- the queA gene encoding tRNA preQ1(34) S-adenosylmethionine ribosyltransferase-isomerase QueA, with product MKLSEFGFSLPQELIASKPLEFKTETGKLVILRDQCRLLVLHRKTGEIEHKTFTNVVDYFDDKDMFVFNDTRVFPAKLYGNKEKTGAKIEVFLLRELNEEHKLWDVLVEPARKIRIGNKLYFGLDDSMVAEVIDNTTSRGRTLRFLYDGPHDEFKQNLFALGHTPLPYYIKREPEPEDEERYQTIFARNEGAVVAPAAGLHFSRELMKRMEIKGIDARFLTLHIGLGSYRDIDVEDLTKHRMDSEQLEVSEQLAEEVNSARDAGRKICAIGTSVLRAMESTVGMNGHIKPFSGWTNKFIFPPYDFSTADALVTNFHMPYSVMLMLTAAFGGYDQVMDAYQTAVKEKYQFGAYGDAMLIVD from the coding sequence ATGAAACTCTCTGAATTCGGTTTTAGCCTTCCCCAAGAGCTCATTGCCTCCAAGCCCTTGGAATTTAAGACAGAAACAGGCAAACTGGTGATACTGCGCGACCAGTGCCGCTTGCTCGTGCTTCACCGCAAGACTGGTGAAATCGAGCACAAAACCTTCACCAACGTCGTCGACTACTTCGACGACAAAGACATGTTTGTCTTCAACGACACCCGCGTGTTTCCCGCCAAGCTCTACGGCAACAAGGAGAAGACCGGTGCCAAGATAGAGGTGTTCCTGCTGCGCGAGCTCAACGAGGAGCACAAGCTGTGGGACGTGCTCGTGGAGCCGGCCCGCAAGATACGCATAGGCAACAAGCTCTACTTCGGGCTCGACGACTCGATGGTGGCCGAGGTGATCGACAACACCACCTCGCGCGGCCGCACGCTGCGCTTCCTCTACGACGGGCCGCACGACGAATTCAAGCAAAACCTCTTTGCCCTGGGCCACACCCCGCTGCCCTACTACATCAAGCGCGAGCCCGAGCCCGAGGACGAAGAGCGCTACCAGACCATCTTTGCCCGCAACGAAGGTGCCGTCGTGGCTCCGGCCGCCGGTCTGCACTTCTCGCGCGAGCTCATGAAACGCATGGAAATCAAGGGCATCGACGCCCGCTTCCTCACCCTGCACATCGGCCTTGGCAGCTATCGCGACATCGATGTGGAAGACCTCACCAAGCACCGCATGGACAGTGAGCAGCTCGAGGTGAGCGAGCAGCTGGCCGAGGAGGTGAACAGCGCGCGCGATGCCGGCCGCAAGATATGCGCCATAGGCACCAGCGTGTTGCGCGCCATGGAGAGCACCGTGGGCATGAACGGCCACATCAAGCCCTTCAGCGGCTGGACCAACAAGTTTATCTTCCCGCCCTACGACTTCTCGACTGCCGATGCCCTGGTCACCAACTTCCACATGCCCTACAGCGTGATGCTCATGCTCACGGCAGCATTCGGCGGCTACGACCAGGTGATGGACGCCTATCAGACCGCAGTGAAAGAGAAATACCAGTTTGGTGCCTACGGCGACGCCATGCTCATCGTCGACTGA
- a CDS encoding alpha-amylase family glycosyl hydrolase — MRKIYMLLALAALPVMAWAAGWPANYGGVMLQGFYWDSYDDTYWPTLESQAGELSPYFSLVWIPQSGNCGGTSMGYDDLYWFSNYNSSFGNEQQLRSLISTFKSKGIGTIADVVINHRKTPSDWFTFPTETYNGVTYAMTAADICANDDGGATATQAAKQGVTLSGNNDTGEDWSGMRDLDHKSANVQTIVKAYLGFLLNDLGYTGFRYDMVKGYDGSFTGLYNSASQPAFSVGEYWDGNPDKVIDWLNATKVGGTIMSAAFDYPFRYTVRDAINKGNWASLSGTTLASQSAYRQYAVTFIENHDTEYRSSSAPQDPIKKDTLAANAYLLAMPGTPCVFLKHWQDYKQEIKGMIDARKLAGITNTSTYVNYKSAATYYAVKVNGDHCHLMAAVGPGVGAVTSSQYTEIMSGYHYKYFLEKTAETAWIDKADGEYSDAFDARLTAVSATSGATVVYTTDGTEPTASSTQVQSGATVHIDKACTLKAGLLKGGKVSGIVTRSYTFKAPDDFKPYTFNVYLEDPTASPNNWSAVYYYSWDSNSSAQQDGNWPGTAATATKVVKGTKFYYRTYTKTSRNYYINFVFNQGGATAGTHQTVDVQRVKGDAYFKVTTQTNKYEVEDVTSQYAGTAGDINDDGVVNVTDVTALINVILGTASYSDATCDLNGDGQVNVTDVTTLINVILAGN, encoded by the coding sequence ATGCGCAAGATTTATATGCTTTTGGCGCTGGCTGCGCTGCCCGTGATGGCCTGGGCAGCAGGATGGCCGGCAAACTACGGGGGCGTGATGCTGCAAGGCTTCTACTGGGACTCCTACGACGACACCTACTGGCCCACACTCGAGTCGCAGGCCGGCGAACTGTCGCCCTACTTCAGCCTCGTGTGGATACCGCAGAGCGGCAACTGCGGCGGCACCTCGATGGGCTACGACGATCTGTACTGGTTCAGCAACTACAACAGCTCGTTTGGCAACGAGCAGCAGCTGCGCTCGCTCATCAGCACGTTCAAGAGCAAGGGCATAGGCACCATTGCCGACGTGGTGATCAACCACCGCAAGACCCCCAGCGACTGGTTCACCTTCCCCACCGAGACCTACAACGGCGTGACCTACGCAATGACCGCGGCCGACATTTGCGCCAACGACGACGGCGGCGCAACGGCCACGCAGGCTGCCAAGCAGGGCGTGACCCTGTCGGGCAACAACGACACGGGCGAAGACTGGAGCGGCATGCGCGACCTCGACCACAAGAGCGCCAATGTGCAGACCATCGTGAAGGCCTACCTGGGCTTTCTGCTCAACGACCTGGGCTACACGGGCTTTCGCTACGACATGGTGAAGGGCTACGACGGCTCGTTTACGGGTCTCTACAACAGTGCCTCGCAACCGGCCTTCTCGGTGGGCGAGTACTGGGACGGCAACCCCGACAAGGTGATCGACTGGCTCAACGCGACCAAGGTGGGCGGCACGATCATGAGCGCAGCCTTCGACTACCCGTTCCGCTACACCGTGCGCGATGCCATCAACAAGGGCAACTGGGCCAGCCTGAGCGGCACCACGCTCGCCTCGCAGTCGGCCTACCGCCAGTATGCCGTGACCTTCATCGAGAACCACGACACCGAGTATCGCTCGTCGAGCGCGCCCCAGGACCCCATCAAGAAGGACACCCTGGCCGCCAACGCCTACTTGCTGGCCATGCCTGGCACCCCATGCGTCTTCCTGAAGCACTGGCAGGACTACAAGCAAGAAATAAAAGGCATGATCGACGCCCGCAAGCTGGCCGGCATCACCAACACCAGCACCTATGTGAACTACAAGAGCGCAGCCACCTACTATGCCGTGAAGGTGAACGGCGACCATTGCCACCTCATGGCGGCAGTGGGCCCCGGCGTGGGAGCCGTCACCTCGTCGCAGTACACCGAGATCATGAGCGGCTATCACTATAAGTACTTCCTCGAGAAAACGGCCGAGACGGCCTGGATCGACAAGGCCGACGGCGAGTACAGCGACGCCTTCGACGCCCGGCTCACGGCCGTGAGTGCCACCAGTGGCGCCACCGTGGTCTACACCACCGACGGCACCGAGCCCACCGCCAGCAGCACCCAGGTGCAGAGCGGCGCAACGGTGCACATCGACAAGGCCTGCACCCTCAAGGCCGGTCTGCTCAAGGGCGGCAAGGTGAGCGGCATCGTGACCCGCAGCTACACCTTCAAGGCCCCCGACGACTTCAAGCCCTACACCTTCAACGTGTATCTCGAGGACCCCACCGCCAGCCCCAACAACTGGAGCGCCGTGTACTACTACTCGTGGGACAGCAACAGCAGCGCCCAGCAAGACGGCAACTGGCCCGGCACGGCCGCCACGGCCACCAAGGTGGTGAAAGGCACCAAGTTCTACTACCGCACCTACACCAAGACGAGCCGCAACTACTACATCAACTTCGTGTTCAACCAGGGCGGAGCTACGGCCGGTACCCACCAGACGGTCGACGTGCAGCGCGTGAAGGGCGATGCCTACTTCAAGGTGACCACGCAAACCAACAAATATGAAGTAGAGGACGTCACCAGCCAGTATGCCGGCACGGCGGGCGACATCAACGACGACGGTGTGGTGAACGTGACCGACGTGACCGCCCTGATCAACGTGATACTGGGCACCGCCAGCTACAGCGACGCCACCTGCGACCTCAACGGCGACGGCCAGGTGAATGTGACCGACGTGACCACGCTCATCAACGTGATACTGGCCGGCAACTAA
- a CDS encoding DUF3098 domain-containing protein encodes MAKETTKAQPQKQVPQQSKSVFPLDKINLVLIAICIVLIAVGFALMGGSANEGSNFNYDIFSTRRTVVGPTIALLGFVLMIVAIMYKKKGNNKPNDASSEQA; translated from the coding sequence ATGGCTAAAGAAACAACAAAGGCACAGCCACAAAAGCAAGTGCCGCAACAATCGAAAAGCGTTTTTCCACTCGACAAAATCAACCTTGTGCTCATCGCGATATGCATTGTGCTCATCGCCGTGGGATTTGCCTTGATGGGCGGCAGTGCCAATGAGGGCAGCAATTTCAACTACGACATCTTCTCGACACGCCGCACCGTGGTGGGTCCCACCATCGCCCTGCTGGGCTTTGTGCTCATGATCGTAGCCATCATGTACAAGAAAAAAGGCAACAACAAGCCCAACGACGCCAGCTCGGAGCAGGCATAA
- a CDS encoding undecaprenyl-diphosphate phosphatase, producing MDLFQTIVIAIVEGLTEFLPVSSTGHMIIAQNLLNVESTDFVKAFTVIIQFGAILSVVCLYWKRFFRLNHAPAPEGSTRLQQLLHKWDFYWKLLVAFIPAMVLGGLLNGVIEDLLGNVVVVAVMLVLGGVFMLFCDKWFNHGSDTTPLTEKRAFNIGLCQCLSMIPGTSRSMATIVGGMANGLSRKRAAEFSFFLAVPTMLAATCLEVLKMILKGEFASMAGSDNVFTLVLGSVIAFVVAMLAMKWFVGFITKYGFKAFGWYRIIVGGIILILLLTGHSLAMVD from the coding sequence ATGGATTTATTTCAAACGATAGTCATAGCCATCGTTGAGGGCTTGACCGAATTTTTGCCCGTGTCGTCGACGGGCCACATGATCATTGCTCAGAACCTGCTGAACGTTGAGAGCACCGACTTTGTCAAGGCGTTCACAGTCATCATCCAGTTTGGCGCCATCCTCTCGGTGGTGTGCCTCTACTGGAAGCGTTTCTTCCGTCTCAACCACGCACCGGCACCCGAGGGCAGCACGCGCTTGCAGCAGTTGCTGCACAAGTGGGATTTCTACTGGAAGCTGCTGGTGGCCTTCATCCCAGCCATGGTGCTGGGCGGCCTGCTCAACGGGGTTATCGAGGACTTGCTGGGCAATGTCGTGGTGGTGGCAGTGATGCTTGTGCTGGGCGGCGTGTTTATGCTCTTCTGCGACAAGTGGTTCAATCACGGGTCCGACACGACCCCCTTGACCGAGAAACGTGCCTTCAACATCGGCCTGTGCCAGTGCCTGTCGATGATACCAGGCACCAGTCGCAGCATGGCAACCATCGTGGGCGGCATGGCCAATGGCCTGTCGCGCAAGCGAGCTGCCGAGTTCTCGTTTTTTCTGGCAGTGCCCACCATGCTTGCTGCCACCTGCCTGGAGGTGTTGAAGATGATACTCAAGGGCGAGTTTGCCAGCATGGCCGGTTCCGACAACGTCTTCACGCTGGTGCTGGGCAGCGTCATCGCCTTTGTAGTGGCCATGCTGGCCATGAAATGGTTTGTGGGTTTTATCACCAAGTATGGATTCAAGGCCTTCGGTTGGTACCGCATCATCGTGGGCGGCATCATCCTCATCCTCTTGCTCACCGGCCACTCGCTGGCCATGGTAGACTAA
- the trpB gene encoding tryptophan synthase subunit beta, translated as METKKTFLADEDGYYGEYGGAYVPEILYATVEALRAQYLDIIESREFQDEYRMLLRDYVGRPSPLYHARRMSHKYGCRLYLKREDLNHTGAHKINNTIGQVLLAKKMGKKRIIAETGAGQHGVATATVCALMHMPCVVYQGALDVERQHTNVERMKMLGATVVPVFTGNHTLKDATNEAIRDWCCHPDDTFYVIGSTVGPHPYPDMVARLQSVISKEIKAQLQQKTGRDYPDYLVACVGGGSNAAGTIYHYIDDERVRIVLAEAGGHGVDSGYTAATIHAGRLGILHGSKTLVMQTPDGQIMEAGTISAGLDYPGIGPMHAHLATEHRATVLAINDDEAIRAGYELTRMEGIIPAIESAHAVAALAKVNFKPTDVVVLTVSGRGDKDVETYLSNKQMAGEYGNF; from the coding sequence ATGGAGACGAAAAAAACATTTCTGGCCGACGAGGACGGCTACTATGGGGAGTATGGCGGCGCCTATGTGCCCGAGATACTCTATGCCACGGTCGAGGCGCTGCGTGCGCAGTATCTCGACATCATCGAGAGCCGCGAGTTTCAAGACGAGTACCGCATGCTGCTGCGCGACTATGTGGGTCGCCCCTCGCCGCTCTACCATGCCAGGCGCATGAGCCACAAGTACGGCTGCCGGCTCTACCTCAAGCGCGAGGACTTGAACCACACCGGCGCCCACAAGATCAACAACACCATAGGGCAGGTGCTGCTGGCCAAGAAGATGGGCAAGAAGCGCATCATCGCCGAGACGGGCGCCGGCCAGCACGGCGTGGCCACGGCCACCGTGTGCGCCCTCATGCACATGCCTTGCGTGGTCTACCAGGGTGCGCTCGACGTCGAGCGCCAGCACACTAATGTGGAGCGCATGAAGATGCTGGGGGCCACGGTGGTGCCCGTGTTCACGGGCAACCACACCCTCAAGGATGCCACCAACGAGGCCATACGCGACTGGTGCTGTCACCCCGACGACACCTTCTATGTGATAGGGTCGACCGTGGGGCCGCACCCCTATCCCGACATGGTGGCCCGCCTGCAGAGCGTGATAAGCAAGGAAATCAAGGCGCAGCTGCAGCAGAAGACGGGCCGCGACTATCCCGACTATCTGGTGGCCTGCGTGGGCGGCGGCAGCAACGCCGCGGGCACCATCTACCACTATATCGACGATGAGCGCGTGCGCATCGTGCTGGCCGAGGCCGGCGGCCACGGTGTCGACAGCGGCTACACGGCAGCCACGATACATGCCGGGCGCCTGGGTATCTTGCACGGCAGTAAGACCCTGGTGATGCAGACCCCCGACGGCCAAATCATGGAGGCTGGCACCATCTCGGCCGGCCTCGACTATCCCGGCATAGGGCCCATGCACGCCCACCTGGCCACCGAGCACCGTGCCACCGTGCTGGCCATCAACGACGACGAGGCCATTAGGGCCGGCTACGAGCTCACCCGCATGGAGGGCATCATTCCCGCCATCGAGAGCGCCCACGCCGTGGCAGCCCTGGCCAAGGTGAACTTCAAGCCCACCGATGTGGTGGTGCTCACCGTGAGCGGCCGTGGCGACAAAGATGTGGAAACCTACTTGAGCAACAAACAAATGGCAGGAGAATATGGAAACTTCTAA
- a CDS encoding glycosyl hydrolase 53 family protein, which produces MTKFKHMTALAVLLTIATSGAHAGAAGDINSDGQVNVTDVTTLVNKVLGTASYSDDATCDLNGDGQVNVTDVTTLVNTILGGGGHDMRLVGGDISMLPRHEAAGAKYYGSAGLVSDMIAYYKSAGWNAMRVRLFVDPSQAPAAHRQEGVVQDLPYVEALGRRIKEAGMQLVLDFHYSDTWADPGKQTMPSRWSSIGSPAQIADSVYAYTVASLQALAAAGATPDYVQVGNEITYGMLWPTGHCWPTGEGVDGGSWDNLARYLKAGCRAVREVCPQAKIIIHTELSKMDNATHFYSQAQARGIDYDIIGLSYYPAYHGTIPALSQELDTLESRFPAKPIVLAELGYSYAWPLGGTQHDLTATYPYTEAGQAQLAADLVDCLHARHSHVKGLLWWWPEQNECGNTGTQVTSSWWNASLVDSRNGHIEQATYELGKF; this is translated from the coding sequence ATGACAAAATTCAAGCACATGACGGCCCTTGCGGTCCTGCTCACAATTGCAACCAGCGGCGCCCACGCGGGCGCCGCTGGCGACATCAACAGCGACGGCCAGGTGAACGTGACCGACGTGACCACGCTGGTCAACAAGGTGCTGGGCACCGCCAGCTACAGCGACGACGCCACCTGCGACCTCAACGGCGACGGCCAGGTGAACGTGACCGACGTGACCACGCTGGTCAACACCATCCTGGGGGGCGGCGGGCACGACATGAGACTCGTGGGCGGCGACATCTCGATGCTGCCCCGCCACGAGGCAGCCGGGGCCAAGTACTACGGCAGCGCCGGGCTGGTGAGCGACATGATAGCCTACTACAAGAGCGCAGGCTGGAACGCCATGCGCGTGCGCCTCTTTGTCGACCCGTCGCAGGCCCCTGCAGCCCACCGGCAAGAGGGCGTGGTGCAGGATCTGCCCTATGTTGAAGCACTGGGGCGGCGCATCAAGGAGGCCGGCATGCAGCTGGTGCTCGACTTCCACTACAGCGACACCTGGGCCGACCCTGGCAAGCAGACCATGCCCAGCCGCTGGAGCAGCATCGGCTCGCCCGCACAGATTGCCGACTCGGTATATGCCTACACCGTGGCCTCGCTGCAAGCCCTGGCGGCTGCCGGCGCCACTCCCGACTATGTGCAGGTGGGCAACGAGATCACCTATGGCATGCTGTGGCCCACGGGGCACTGCTGGCCCACGGGCGAGGGCGTCGACGGCGGGTCGTGGGACAACCTGGCACGCTATCTCAAGGCAGGATGCCGTGCCGTGCGCGAGGTGTGTCCGCAGGCCAAGATCATCATCCACACCGAGCTGAGCAAGATGGACAACGCCACCCACTTTTACAGCCAGGCCCAGGCCCGAGGCATCGACTACGACATCATAGGGCTCAGCTACTACCCTGCCTATCACGGCACCATACCGGCCTTGAGCCAGGAGCTCGACACGCTCGAGAGCCGTTTCCCGGCCAAGCCCATCGTGCTCGCCGAGCTGGGCTACTCCTATGCCTGGCCTCTGGGCGGCACGCAGCACGACCTCACGGCCACCTACCCCTACACCGAGGCCGGCCAGGCCCAGCTGGCTGCCGACCTCGTCGACTGCCTGCACGCCCGCCACAGCCACGTGAAGGGCCTGCTGTGGTGGTGGCCCGAGCAAAACGAGTGTGGCAACACCGGCACGCAGGTCACCAGCAGCTGGTGGAACGCCAGCCTGGTCGACAGCCGCAACGGCCACATCGAGCAAGCCACCTATGAGCTGGGCAAGTTTTAG